The Haloterrigena turkmenica DSM 5511 genome includes the window GCCGTCGACTACGCCGAACGGCGCACCCGCGGCTACGATCAGTTCGTGCTCAACATCGCGCTGGCCTACGGCGGCCGCTCCCAGCTGCTCGAGGCCGCCCGAGGCGTCGCGACCGACGTCGAAAACGAACGGCTCGAGCCCGACGAGATCGACGTCGAGACGATCGAGGACCGCCTCTACGAGCGGCCGGTTCGGGACGTCGACCTGATCATCCGGACCGGCGGGGACGAACGGACCTCGAACTTCCTGCCGTGGCACGCCAACGGCAACGAGGCGGCCGTCTTCTTCTGTACGCCCTACTGGCCGGAGTTCTCCAAGACGGACTTCCTGCGGGGGATCCGAACCTACGAACACCGCGCCGAATCCTGGCGGCGGAACCGCGCTCGACGCGCGCTGGCCCTTCTCGGCGCCGTCAGCGACGCCGAACTCGCGGAGGCGAAGTCGGTCGTCGAGCGGTTCCGCGACTCGCTCCCGACGGCCGAGCAGCCCGATCCAGAGGAGTTAGACGCGATTCAAAACGAGCAGGGCGACGGGATCGACTCGAGCAGTCGGGCCGCCGACTGATCGTTAGCGACCGCTGACACGCTCGCAGTCGCAGCAGGAGACCCGCCACGATCCAAAAAATTTTACCAGTATATGTATAAAAGTAATAACCATGGTAGTTGCTGGCAGCGTCGTCGACATCGAGCGGCTCACGCAACTGGCGAATTGCTCGACAGAGGCGGCTGCGACCCTGCTCGGGAGTTCGCGGACGCGGATCGCGCTTCGGGTGCTGTCGCGGTGTGACCCGCCGGTCTCGCTCGACCGACTGGCGGCCGACGTCGCCGCGGTCGACGACGGGCGGACTCGGACAACGGCCCGCATCACGCTCGTTCACGTGACACTGCCGAAACTCGAGGACTACGGACTGCTCGAGTACGATCTCCGAGCCGGAACCGTCCATCTGTCGGGCCCCGTCGTCGCCCTCGAGGAGCCGCTGGGAACGCTGCCGGACGACGACGACCGCGAGTCGAGCGACATTCGCGACCGGCGTCGTTAGCTGAAAATGAGGGCGCTAAGCCCCCGTCCTCAAGGAGTTCGCGAAGCGGGCGAGTAGGCAGGGGTAGTTCACCGACCGAACCGACGCGAGCGGTTACAGTACTCCCGGACGGCCCGCAGGAAGTCCCGCTTGCGGAAGTCTCGCCAGTTGACGTCCGTGAAGTACAGCTCCGAGTAGACCGACTGCCAGATCATGAAATCCGAGAGCCGCTCGGCACCGGTCTTGATCACGAGGTCGGGCTCGGAGGGGAAAACGAGGTGATTCTCGACCCGCTCGTCGTCGATCTCCTCGGGCGCTAGCTGCCCGTCGTCGACGTGTTCCGCGAGCGTCCGGACCGCGCTGGTGAACTCGTGTTTCCCGCCGAGTCCGATTCCGATGCGAATGGGTGCCTCCGCTGGCGTTCGATCGTCTGGGCCGCGGACGGCCACCTCGCGGGGCGCCTCGAGGGTCTCGAGTTCGCGTCGCAGGGCCGGCACCGCCGCGGCGTCGAGGACGCTGACGTAGACGGTCACCTGGGTGGCGTACTCGAAGGCCCACGCGAAGAAGTCCGTCAGCGTTCCGTAGGCGTCCCGCTCTAAGAGGTCGCGCTCGGTAATGACGAGCGCGATATGATCGGGGAGTTCGCCGTCGTGGCGACGGATCCGGAGGCCGAGATACTGTTCGTACAGACCCACGGTACTGCGTTTCCCGTCCGATCTCATACCGGTTTCGGGTTTTCGCGGGCAGCGATTCCCGGTCTCGGCCGGCGATCGTCCGGCCCGTGGCCGAACCGTCGGCGTCAGAACGGTGGGGTTCCGACGAAACACCCAGTGAGGCGTGTCAGAACGGCCACAGCGAAGTTCACGAAGGTTCAAGTGAACGCCACAGAAAGGACTCGATATCGTGACAGCACCTGTTCGGCGAGCAGGCGTGTTTGCAGCCCTCTGTACGCTCGCACTCGCCGTTCCGCTCGGTAACCCGCGGGTCGGGGCTGCGATCGCCGCCGTCGCGGTCCTCGGGGCGCTCGCCGTGACCGACGGGCCGCTCTTCGAACTGCTGGCCTATCCGAGCGACTACGAGGCGGGGCGTCTCTACGGCATCGTCACGCTCGTGCTCGCAGGGGCCACGCTCGGTCTCATCGCGGTTACGACGTCGATGTCGGTCGCGGTCTTCGTCGGGACCGTCCTGCTGGTCGGGTACGGCAACCTCGCCGAGCAACTCGCCCACCGGTGGACCGATCGCGACGTCGTCCACACGGCAGCCTTCTGCGTCGTCGCGACCGTCGCCGCCGTCGCCGGCCAATCCGCGGCGCGCTCGATCGCCGACGGCGCCACCCTCGAGTCGCTGTCGCCGGCGCTGCCGACGATGCTCTTCCTCGGGGCCAGCGGCGCGTTGCTGGCGTCGCTGCTCCGGGACATCCTGTTCGCGAACGACGATCCCGTCGTCATGCTCACCGTCGGCCTCCTCGGCTGGCTGCTCGCGGAGCTCGAGCCGGCGCTGGCCCTCTCTGGCGGCGAGATCGTCGCCGCGCTCGCGGTCACCGTCGCCTTCGGCTACGCCTCCTACGCCCTCGAGACGGCCTCGATCGCGGGGATGCTCACCGGCATCCTGCTGGGGCTGCTGACGATCGTCCTCGGCGGCTACGGCTGGTTCGCCGTCCTCATCTCCTTTTTCGCCATCGGCGGCCTCTCCTCGAAGTACCGCTACGAGGAGAAAGCCGAACGGGGCGTCGCCGAGGATAACAACGGCGCCCGGGGCAGCGGGAACGTCCTGGGCAACGCCGCCGTCGCGCTCGGGGCCGTCCTGGGTTATGCGGCCAGTTCGGCGACGCTGTTGCCCGGCAATCCGGAGCCGAGCCTGTTCCTGTTCGCCTTCGCCGGCTCCGTCGCCACGGCGATGAGCGACACCCTCTCGAGCGAGATTGGCAGCGTCTTCGAGACGCCGCGGCTGATAACCACCTTAGAGCCCGTCGAACCCGGCACCGACGGCGGTGTCACCTGGCAGGGCGAGATCGCCGGCGTCGCGGGCGCCGCTGTCGTCGCCGGCATCTCCTACGGCCTCTTCGACGCGGTCACGACCGTCGGCGCGGCGATCATCGTCGCCGCCGGCGTCGTCGGCATGACCGTCGACAGCCTGCTGGGTGCGACCCTCGAGGGACGGGTGCTCGGCAACCAGAGCGTCAACTTCCTCGCGACGCTCTCGGGCGCGCTGGTCTGTGCACTGTTGGTCCTGTCGTTTGCCGTGCTCGGCTGAGACGGGAACACCGAGCGACAAGTGCTGCGAAAACGAGACGTATTCCATCCGCTCGACCGCGACTGACTGGCCTCAGTCGTCGGCGGTACGGAACGAGCGTTCGGCGGTTCTCTCGGTCGACGCCTCGAGGTCGTCGAGTCGACTGTCGGGAACGATGTTATCGGGTCGGTCATCGGCGTGCGCTTGCGTCGTCGCGCTGGTAGCGGTCGCCCAGAAGACCGTGAGCATCCAGACGCCGAGCAACGCGAGCGCAGCTGTTCCCGGTGGTGTCATTACCGCTCGCTCAGCGCTATCGGCTTATCAATTACTCGCCCGAGTCCCGCTCGCTGGGAGTCCCCGCGAGCGCCGCGTTATTAGCCACAGGAGCCACCGCAGCCACAGCCGCCGGTCGACCGTCGAATCCACAGGTACAGGCCGCCCCCGACGCCGATGGCGACGCTCCCGACCAGCAGTCCGGAGACGGTGCCGACGGCCGGAACCGC containing:
- the uppS gene encoding polyprenyl diphosphate synthase, with translation MKRWLRERVDAAYEGLLSREISGAPTHVAVIQDGNRRYARRKGDDAPEGHREGAQTTERVLEWCQDIGVEELTLYTFSTENFDRPDEENEQLFDLLERKLHEFGDADRVHDNGVRIRALGDVDRLPERVREAVDYAERRTRGYDQFVLNIALAYGGRSQLLEAARGVATDVENERLEPDEIDVETIEDRLYERPVRDVDLIIRTGGDERTSNFLPWHANGNEAAVFFCTPYWPEFSKTDFLRGIRTYEHRAESWRRNRARRALALLGAVSDAELAEAKSVVERFRDSLPTAEQPDPEELDAIQNEQGDGIDSSSRAAD
- a CDS encoding DUF92 domain-containing protein; translation: MTAPVRRAGVFAALCTLALAVPLGNPRVGAAIAAVAVLGALAVTDGPLFELLAYPSDYEAGRLYGIVTLVLAGATLGLIAVTTSMSVAVFVGTVLLVGYGNLAEQLAHRWTDRDVVHTAAFCVVATVAAVAGQSAARSIADGATLESLSPALPTMLFLGASGALLASLLRDILFANDDPVVMLTVGLLGWLLAELEPALALSGGEIVAALAVTVAFGYASYALETASIAGMLTGILLGLLTIVLGGYGWFAVLISFFAIGGLSSKYRYEEKAERGVAEDNNGARGSGNVLGNAAVALGAVLGYAASSATLLPGNPEPSLFLFAFAGSVATAMSDTLSSEIGSVFETPRLITTLEPVEPGTDGGVTWQGEIAGVAGAAVVAGISYGLFDAVTTVGAAIIVAAGVVGMTVDSLLGATLEGRVLGNQSVNFLATLSGALVCALLVLSFAVLG
- a CDS encoding DUF7344 domain-containing protein, whose protein sequence is MVVAGSVVDIERLTQLANCSTEAAATLLGSSRTRIALRVLSRCDPPVSLDRLAADVAAVDDGRTRTTARITLVHVTLPKLEDYGLLEYDLRAGTVHLSGPVVALEEPLGTLPDDDDRESSDIRDRRR
- a CDS encoding undecaprenyl diphosphate synthase family protein, with amino-acid sequence MGLYEQYLGLRIRRHDGELPDHIALVITERDLLERDAYGTLTDFFAWAFEYATQVTVYVSVLDAAAVPALRRELETLEAPREVAVRGPDDRTPAEAPIRIGIGLGGKHEFTSAVRTLAEHVDDGQLAPEEIDDERVENHLVFPSEPDLVIKTGAERLSDFMIWQSVYSELYFTDVNWRDFRKRDFLRAVREYCNRSRRFGR